In one Streptomyces sp. NBC_01288 genomic region, the following are encoded:
- the trpC gene encoding indole-3-glycerol phosphate synthase TrpC, whose translation MSVLDEIIDGVRADLAERQARVSLDELKERAAKAPAAKDGVAALRGDGVKVICEVKRSSPSKGALAAIADPAGLAADYEAGGAAVISVLTEQRRFGGSLADLEAVRARVDIPVLRKDFIVTSYQLWEARAYGADLALLIVAALDQPALESLIERAESIGLTPIVEVHDEDEVDRAVDAGAKIIGVNARNLKNLEVDRGTFERVAPEIPAHIVKIAESGVRGPHDLIAYANAGADAVLVGESLVTGRDPKSAVSDLVAAGEHPALRHGRS comes from the coding sequence GTGAGTGTGCTCGACGAGATCATCGACGGAGTCCGTGCCGACCTGGCGGAACGGCAGGCGCGCGTCAGCCTCGACGAGCTCAAGGAGCGCGCGGCGAAGGCTCCCGCGGCCAAGGACGGTGTCGCCGCCCTGCGCGGCGACGGCGTCAAGGTCATCTGCGAGGTCAAGCGCTCCAGCCCCTCCAAGGGCGCGCTGGCCGCGATCGCCGACCCGGCGGGCCTCGCCGCCGACTACGAGGCGGGCGGCGCCGCCGTCATCTCCGTCCTCACCGAACAGCGCCGCTTCGGCGGTTCGCTGGCCGACCTGGAGGCCGTCCGCGCGCGGGTGGACATCCCGGTCCTCCGCAAGGACTTCATCGTCACGTCGTACCAGCTCTGGGAGGCCCGGGCCTACGGCGCCGACCTCGCCCTGCTGATCGTCGCGGCCCTGGACCAGCCGGCCCTGGAGTCCCTCATCGAGCGCGCCGAGTCGATCGGTCTCACGCCGATCGTCGAGGTCCACGACGAGGACGAGGTCGACCGCGCGGTCGACGCCGGCGCCAAGATCATCGGCGTCAACGCCCGCAACCTCAAGAATCTTGAGGTCGACCGCGGCACCTTCGAGCGCGTCGCCCCCGAGATCCCGGCCCACATCGTCAAGATCGCCGAGTCCGGCGTCCGCGGCCCCCACGACCTCATCGCCTACGCCAACGCGGGCGCCGACGCGGTCCTGGTGGGCGAGTCCCTGGTCACCGGCCGCGACCCGAAGTCGGCGGTCTCGGATCTGGTGGCGGCGGGCGAGCACCCCGCACTCCGCCACGGCCGTAGCTGA
- the trpM gene encoding tryptophan biosynthesis modulator TrpM has product MTLTLTPMDRHARLARGCRPRGCRAPARRVHGRRVRYVIGDEPGQVNGRRWQRAL; this is encoded by the coding sequence ATGACACTCACCCTGACACCCATGGACCGGCACGCCCGCCTCGCGCGCGGCTGCCGTCCGAGGGGTTGCCGTGCCCCGGCCCGCAGGGTGCACGGCCGCAGGGTGCGTTACGTCATCGGAGACGAACCTGGGCAGGTAAACGGCCGTCGATGGCAGCGCGCCCTTTAG
- the trpB gene encoding tryptophan synthase subunit beta encodes MPSEFFIPDPDGQIPSAEGYFGAFGGKFIPEALVAAVDEVAVEYDKAKHDPEFARELDDLLLNYTGRPSAFTEVPRFAEHAGGARIFLKREDLNHTGSHKINNVLGQALLTKRMGKTRVIAETGAGQHGVATATACALFGLECTIYMGEIDTQRQALNVARMRMLGAEVIAVKSGSRTLKDAINEAFRDWVANVDRTHYLFGTVAGPHPFPAMVRDFHRVIGVEARRQILERAGRLPDAAIACVGGGSNAIGLFHAFIPDADVRLIGCEPAGHGVETGEHAATLTAGEPGILHGSRSYVLQDEEGQITEPYSISAGLDYPGIGPEHSYLKDSGRGEYRAITDDAAMQALRLLSRTEGIIPAIESAHALAGALEVGKELGKDGLIVVNLSGRGDKDMDTAARYFGLYDTSADAEVAANAADVAEIEGDAK; translated from the coding sequence ATGCCCAGCGAGTTCTTCATCCCAGACCCCGACGGTCAAATCCCCAGCGCCGAGGGCTACTTCGGCGCCTTCGGCGGCAAATTCATCCCGGAGGCCCTCGTCGCCGCCGTGGACGAGGTGGCCGTCGAGTACGACAAGGCCAAGCACGACCCCGAGTTCGCCCGAGAGCTGGACGACCTTCTCCTCAACTACACCGGCAGGCCGAGCGCGTTCACCGAGGTACCCCGCTTCGCGGAGCACGCGGGTGGCGCGAGGATCTTCCTCAAGCGCGAGGACCTGAACCACACCGGTTCGCACAAGATCAACAACGTCCTCGGCCAGGCCCTGCTCACCAAGCGCATGGGCAAGACCAGGGTCATCGCGGAGACCGGCGCCGGCCAGCACGGCGTCGCGACCGCCACCGCCTGCGCGCTGTTCGGCCTCGAATGCACCATCTACATGGGCGAGATCGACACCCAGCGCCAGGCGCTGAACGTGGCCCGGATGCGCATGCTCGGCGCCGAGGTCATCGCCGTGAAGTCCGGCAGCCGCACCCTCAAGGACGCGATCAACGAGGCGTTCCGCGACTGGGTCGCCAACGTCGACCGCACGCACTACCTCTTCGGTACGGTCGCCGGCCCGCACCCCTTCCCGGCCATGGTCCGCGACTTCCACCGCGTGATCGGCGTCGAGGCCCGCCGCCAGATCCTGGAGCGCGCCGGACGCCTCCCCGACGCGGCGATCGCGTGCGTCGGCGGCGGTTCGAACGCCATCGGCCTCTTCCACGCCTTCATCCCCGACGCGGACGTACGCCTCATCGGCTGCGAGCCCGCCGGACACGGCGTGGAGACGGGCGAGCACGCGGCGACGCTGACCGCGGGCGAGCCCGGCATCCTGCACGGTTCGCGGTCCTACGTCCTCCAGGACGAGGAGGGCCAGATCACCGAGCCGTACTCGATCTCGGCCGGACTGGACTACCCGGGCATCGGCCCCGAGCACTCCTACCTCAAGGACAGCGGACGCGGCGAGTACCGCGCTATCACCGACGACGCGGCGATGCAGGCCCTGCGCCTGCTGTCGCGTACGGAGGGCATCATCCCGGCGATTGAGAGCGCCCACGCCTTGGCGGGTGCGCTGGAGGTCGGCAAGGAGCTGGGCAAGGACGGGCTGATCGTCGTCAACCTGTCCGGGCGCGGCGACAAGGACATGGACACGGCCGCGCGGTACTTCGGCCTGTACGACACCAGTGCCGATGCCGAAGTCGCGGCGAACGCGGCCGACGTCGCGGAGATCGAGGGGGACGCCAAGTGA
- the trpA gene encoding tryptophan synthase subunit alpha: MSGNIQLLSDTLAAAKAEGRAALIAYLPAGFPTVDGGIEAIKAAFDGGADIVEVGLPHSDPVLDGPVIQTADDIALRGGVKIADVMRTVRETHAATGKPVLVMTYWNPIDRYGVERFTAELAEAGGAGCILPDLPVQEAGLWREHAEKHGLATVFVVAPSSKDARLAEITKVGTGFVYAASLMGVTGTRASVGAQAQDLVERTRATTDTPVCVGLGVSNAQQAAEVARFADGVIVGSAFVKGMLDAPDDAAGVEAVRVLAGDLAKGVRGQA, encoded by the coding sequence GTGAGCGGGAACATTCAGCTGCTGTCCGACACCCTCGCCGCCGCCAAGGCCGAAGGGCGCGCCGCGCTCATCGCCTATCTCCCGGCCGGGTTCCCGACCGTGGACGGCGGTATCGAGGCGATCAAGGCGGCCTTCGACGGCGGCGCGGACATCGTCGAGGTGGGCCTGCCGCACAGCGACCCCGTCCTCGACGGTCCCGTCATCCAGACCGCCGACGACATCGCCCTGCGCGGCGGCGTCAAGATCGCCGACGTCATGCGCACGGTCCGCGAGACTCACGCGGCGACCGGCAAGCCCGTACTCGTCATGACGTACTGGAATCCGATCGACCGCTACGGAGTCGAGCGCTTCACCGCCGAGCTGGCCGAGGCTGGCGGCGCCGGGTGCATCCTGCCCGACCTGCCCGTGCAGGAAGCGGGGCTCTGGAGGGAGCACGCCGAGAAGCACGGGCTCGCCACGGTCTTCGTGGTCGCGCCCAGCAGCAAGGACGCCCGCCTCGCCGAGATCACCAAGGTCGGCACCGGCTTCGTCTACGCCGCTTCCCTGATGGGCGTCACCGGCACCCGCGCGTCCGTGGGCGCGCAGGCGCAGGACCTCGTCGAACGCACCCGGGCCACCACCGACACGCCCGTGTGCGTCGGACTCGGTGTCTCGAACGCCCAGCAGGCCGCCGAGGTGGCCCGCTTCGCGGACGGCGTGATCGTCGGCTCGGCCTTCGTCAAGGGGATGCTGGACGCGCCGGACGACGCGGCCGGCGTAGAGGCGGTCCGCGTGCTCGCGGGCGACCTCGCGAAGGGCGTGCGCGGACAGGCGTAG
- a CDS encoding DsbA family protein: MSEKNRDGKRTARERLAVEREKQKTAERRRRTLIVAASVVCVLGLATVGGVLAANHGKDDSGSSKAGPVVAPSGATGKDSLAIQVGKDSAKQTLTVWEDFRCPACQAFETAYRSTLHELTDSGQLKVQYHLVTIIDGNLGGTGSKRAANAAACAQDAGMFRDFHDVLYENQPKETDDAYASNAKLIELAGKVKGLDTPAFQKCVNSGTHDSWVTKSAAAFQAGGFTGTPTVLFGGKNIYADQTMTPAKLKQLVQAANKG; encoded by the coding sequence GTGAGCGAGAAGAACCGTGACGGAAAGCGCACCGCCCGCGAGCGGCTGGCGGTCGAGCGTGAGAAGCAGAAGACCGCGGAGAGGCGGCGGCGCACGCTGATCGTGGCCGCCAGCGTCGTCTGCGTGCTGGGTCTGGCGACGGTGGGCGGCGTCCTCGCCGCGAACCACGGCAAGGACGACAGCGGCAGCAGCAAGGCGGGCCCGGTCGTGGCGCCCTCCGGGGCGACCGGCAAGGACAGCCTGGCGATCCAGGTCGGCAAGGACAGCGCCAAACAGACGCTCACGGTGTGGGAGGACTTCCGCTGCCCGGCCTGCCAGGCCTTCGAGACGGCGTACCGCTCCACACTCCACGAGCTGACGGACTCCGGGCAGCTCAAGGTGCAGTACCACCTGGTCACGATCATCGACGGCAACCTCGGCGGCACCGGCTCCAAGCGCGCGGCCAACGCGGCGGCCTGCGCCCAGGACGCCGGAATGTTCCGCGACTTCCACGACGTGCTGTACGAGAACCAGCCCAAGGAGACGGACGACGCCTACGCGAGCAACGCCAAGCTGATCGAGCTGGCGGGCAAGGTGAAGGGTCTCGACACGCCCGCCTTCCAGAAGTGCGTCAACAGCGGTACGCACGACAGCTGGGTCACGAAGTCGGCCGCCGCGTTCCAGGCCGGCGGATTCACCGGCACCCCGACCGTCCTCTTCGGCGGCAAGAACATCTACGCGGACCAGACGATGACCCCGGCGAAGCTGAAGCAGCTGGTCCAGGCGGCGAACAAGGGGTAG
- the lgt gene encoding prolipoprotein diacylglyceryl transferase: MELAYIPSPSRGVIHLGPIPLRGYAFCIIIGVFVAVWLGNKRWVARGGKVGTVADIAVWAVPFGLVGGRLYHVITDYELYFSEGRDWVDAFKVWQGGLGIWGAIALGAVGAWIGCRRRGIPLPAWADALAPGIAFAQAIGRWGNWFNQELYGRETHLPWALHITSSTDGRVPGYYHPTFLYESLWCVGVGFLVIWADRRFKLGHGRAFALYVASYCVGRGWIEYMRVDDAHHFLGLRLNDWTAMIVFLLAVTYFVISAKKRPGREEIVEPDTETDADASGGDTDGDDSAATAEDEPKEDADAKEADVENEVDMKKDEAESAKKG; encoded by the coding sequence ATGGAACTTGCCTACATTCCCAGCCCGTCGCGCGGGGTCATCCACCTCGGCCCCATTCCGCTGCGCGGTTACGCGTTCTGCATCATCATCGGCGTCTTCGTCGCCGTCTGGCTCGGCAACAAACGCTGGGTCGCCCGCGGCGGCAAGGTCGGGACGGTGGCCGACATCGCTGTCTGGGCCGTGCCGTTCGGCCTCGTCGGCGGTCGCCTCTACCACGTGATCACGGACTACGAGCTGTACTTCAGCGAGGGCCGTGACTGGGTGGACGCCTTCAAGGTGTGGCAGGGCGGCCTCGGCATCTGGGGCGCGATCGCGCTCGGCGCCGTGGGCGCGTGGATCGGCTGCCGCCGCCGTGGCATCCCGCTGCCCGCCTGGGCCGACGCCCTCGCCCCCGGCATCGCCTTCGCCCAGGCCATCGGCCGCTGGGGCAACTGGTTCAACCAGGAGCTGTACGGCCGCGAGACGCACCTCCCCTGGGCGCTGCACATCACGTCCTCGACGGACGGCCGCGTCCCCGGCTACTACCACCCGACCTTCCTGTACGAGTCGTTGTGGTGCGTCGGTGTCGGCTTCCTCGTCATCTGGGCCGACCGCCGCTTCAAGCTGGGCCACGGCCGGGCGTTCGCGCTGTACGTCGCCTCGTACTGCGTGGGCCGCGGCTGGATCGAGTACATGCGCGTCGACGACGCCCACCACTTCCTGGGCCTGCGGTTGAACGACTGGACCGCGATGATCGTCTTCCTGCTCGCGGTGACGTACTTCGTGATCTCGGCGAAGAAGCGCCCGGGCCGCGAGGAGATTGTCGAACCGGACACGGAGACGGACGCGGACGCCTCCGGCGGCGACACCGACGGTGACGACAGCGCGGCGACCGCGGAAGACGAGCCGAAGGAAGACGCGGACGCCAAGGAAGCGGACGTGGAGAACGAAGTGGACATGAAGAAAGACGAGGCCGAGTCGGCGAAGAAGGGCTGA
- a CDS encoding HpcH/HpaI aldolase/citrate lyase family protein, which yields MTPHPLTWLYVPGDRPPIVAKALTAGADVVVVDLEDAVAPDRKDYARAATAELLSEPQLNVHVRVNALDTPWAADDLRTLTPLPGVSGLRLPKVTSAEDVVAVAERARDLPLYALLETALGIERAFAIAAAHSSVHGIALGEADLRADLGVRDDAGLDWSRSRVIVAARAAGLAPPPQSVHPDIRDLEGLAASCAHGRALGFLGRAAIHPRQLPVIESAFLPTDEEIEQAETIIKAAMQEEGAQALPDGRFIDAAVVAAAQRTLTLARRT from the coding sequence GTGACCCCGCACCCCCTGACCTGGCTCTACGTCCCCGGCGACCGCCCTCCGATCGTCGCCAAGGCCCTCACCGCCGGCGCGGACGTGGTCGTCGTGGACCTGGAGGACGCGGTGGCCCCGGACCGCAAGGACTACGCCCGCGCGGCCACGGCGGAGCTTCTCTCGGAGCCCCAACTCAACGTCCACGTACGCGTGAACGCCCTCGACACCCCCTGGGCCGCCGACGATCTCCGCACGCTCACACCCCTCCCGGGCGTGTCCGGCCTACGGCTCCCGAAGGTGACGTCCGCGGAGGACGTCGTAGCCGTAGCGGAAAGGGCCCGCGACCTCCCCCTGTACGCCCTCCTGGAGACGGCCCTCGGGATCGAGCGCGCCTTCGCGATCGCCGCCGCGCACTCCTCCGTGCACGGCATCGCGCTCGGCGAGGCGGATCTACGGGCCGACCTGGGCGTACGCGACGACGCCGGCCTGGACTGGTCCCGCTCGCGGGTGATCGTCGCCGCCCGGGCCGCTGGCCTGGCCCCGCCGCCCCAGTCCGTCCACCCGGACATCCGCGACCTGGAGGGCCTGGCGGCCTCCTGCGCGCACGGCCGCGCCCTGGGTTTCCTGGGTCGCGCGGCGATCCACCCCCGTCAACTCCCGGTCATCGAGAGCGCGTTCCTCCCGACGGACGAGGAGATCGAACAGGCCGAGACGATCATCAAGGCCGCCATGCAGGAGGAGGGTGCCCAGGCACTGCCCGACGGCCGGTTCATCGACGCGGCGGTGGTGGCGGCGGCGCAGCGAACGCTCACGTTGGCGCGCCGCACCTGA
- a CDS encoding CaiB/BaiF CoA transferase family protein encodes MTETPTTTPLSGLRVLDLATLFAGPLAATMLGDFGAEVIKVEHPTRPDPSRGHGPSKDGIGLWWKLLGRNKRAITLDLSKPGGRATLLRLAATADVIIENFRPGTLEKWDLGWAELSAANPQLVLARVTAFGQFGPYAHRPGFGTLAEAMSGFAAITGEPDAPPTLPPFGLADSIAGLATAYAVMTALAARDRTGEGQVVDMAIIEPILTALGPQPLWYDQLGHVQPRTGNRSQNNAPRNTYRTADGSWVAVSTSAQSIAERVMRLVGRPELIDEPWFATGAERARHADVLDAAVGDWIAQRTRTEVLAAFEKAEAAVAPIQDVRDVMTDPQYQALDTITTVDDPELGPLRMQNVLFRLSATPGAIRWTGRPHGADTDPVLTELGLTETELTTLRQEGAL; translated from the coding sequence ATGACCGAGACGCCGACCACAACTCCCCTGTCAGGCCTGCGCGTTCTCGATCTCGCGACGCTCTTCGCCGGCCCCCTCGCCGCCACCATGCTCGGCGACTTCGGTGCCGAGGTCATCAAGGTCGAGCACCCGACCAGGCCCGACCCGTCCCGGGGCCACGGCCCCTCGAAGGACGGCATCGGCCTGTGGTGGAAACTCCTCGGCCGCAACAAGCGGGCGATCACCCTCGACCTGTCGAAACCGGGCGGGCGCGCCACCCTGCTCCGGCTCGCCGCGACCGCCGACGTGATCATCGAGAACTTCCGCCCCGGCACCCTGGAGAAATGGGACCTCGGCTGGGCCGAACTCTCCGCGGCCAACCCGCAGTTGGTGCTCGCCCGGGTCACCGCGTTCGGCCAGTTCGGGCCCTACGCGCACCGCCCCGGTTTCGGCACCCTCGCCGAGGCGATGAGCGGTTTCGCCGCGATCACCGGCGAACCGGACGCGCCCCCGACCCTCCCGCCGTTCGGCCTCGCGGACTCGATCGCGGGCCTGGCGACGGCGTACGCCGTGATGACAGCGCTGGCCGCCCGCGACCGCACCGGCGAGGGCCAGGTCGTCGACATGGCGATCATCGAACCGATCCTCACCGCACTGGGCCCGCAGCCCCTCTGGTACGACCAGCTCGGCCACGTCCAGCCACGCACCGGCAACCGCTCGCAGAACAACGCCCCGCGCAACACCTACCGTACGGCGGACGGCAGTTGGGTCGCCGTCTCCACCTCGGCCCAGTCGATCGCCGAGCGCGTGATGCGCCTGGTCGGCCGCCCGGAACTGATCGACGAACCGTGGTTCGCGACGGGCGCCGAACGGGCCCGGCACGCCGACGTCCTGGACGCGGCGGTCGGCGACTGGATCGCGCAGCGCACCCGCACCGAGGTGCTGGCCGCGTTCGAGAAGGCGGAGGCGGCGGTCGCCCCCATCCAGGACGTACGGGATGTCATGACGGACCCGCAGTACCAGGCCCTCGACACGATCACCACCGTCGACGACCCCGAACTCGGCCCCCTCCGCATGCAGAACGTCCTCTTCCGCCTCTCCGCGACCCCCGGCGCGATCCGCTGGACCGGCCGCCCCCACGGCGCCGACACGGACCCTGTCCTCACCGAACTCGGCCTGACCGAAACCGAGTTGACCACCCTCCGCCAGGAGGGCGCCCTGTGA